The stretch of DNA GCACGCCACGGTTCTGCGCGGCCGCATGGGCGCGGGCTTGCGCTTCTGGCGCTCTGCCACCACCCAGGCGAGCGGCATTCCCGGCGAAGACATGGCGCCACGCGTCAACATGACCGGCCTGGAAATGACGGGACAGATACGGGCGCTATCCGTCCGCGGCGTCGAGTTGTGGGGCTCGGCGCACGGCGGCCGCCTCTTCCTGAGCTACGACCCCGAGGCCATCACCTTCGACGTGGCCGGCCAGCCGGTCACGGTGGCCTACCAGCCGATTTCGGAGTGGGAATATGGCGTGGGGGCGGCCCTCAGGGGCGAATTGGGGCCGCACATGGCCCTTGCCTTGCAAGCGGATTTGACGAGCTTCGCGCTCGATACCGCGCACCGGCGCGGCAACGAAATCGTGGAGGCGCGCGAGCGCTTCACCACGTGGGATCTGCGCGCGCAGGTCTCCTGGGTTTTCGGTTTGAACTAGCAGGCAGAGCAAGCAGGTTCTCGCAAAATAAGGAACGGCGAATGCGTTACCGCAGCGCCGGAAGGATGACGCCATGAAAGCGCACGTCTGGCTGACGGCAATACTTGCCGTACTGCTGGCTGCGGTAGCCGCTCCGGCCGCCGCCGGCGAGGGTGACCCGCCTCCGCAGCCGCAACTCAACGCCCGCCCCACGCTCAGTGAGAAGAAGGTCCGCCTCATCGGTGGCAGTGACAACGTGGTCCGCAGCGGACCCGGCGATACCTTCGCAATCGTCGGCGTGTACTCCAAGGGCGCCGAGTTCCCCGTGATTGCCAAACGTGGCGAGTGGTACAACGTCCATCTGTCCGACACCAACACCGGCTGGGTGCACGCATCGTTGTGCAAGGAACTCGACGACATGTCCGACCTCGAGTTCCGTCCCAACCCGAAGCTCTTCTCGCGCATCGGCAGCTTCACCCTCACCGGGTACACCGGCGGCTACGCGTTCGACGAGAAGTCCAACTCGCTCGTGCTCGGCGGCCGCGTGGGCTACTACGTGTTCGAGTTCCTGGAGATCGAGGGCAGCGTGGGCTGGACGCACATCAACCGTCCCGCCGAAATCGTGGAATCGTTGTTCGACCTCGCCCTGGAGGAAGAGGACTTCGAAATGGTGTTCTACGCCATGAACGCCAACGTCATCCTTCTTCCCGGCCGGCAGCTGGTCCCCTTCCTCACCGGCGGGGTGGGCAGTTCCATCAGCGAGGGCGACACCGAGAACAGCTGGAACTTCGGCATCGGGGCCGATGTGTTCGTGCAGAAGACGGTGGCGGTTCGCTTTGAGTTCCGTAACTACCGCTTCGACTACGGCACCGCGGATTCGCGCACCGAGGCATCGAACTTCGAATTCAGCGTGGGCGCCACGCTCTTCCTGTAGAGGTCGCAACATGAACGGCACATCACACATGGCACCACGGCGCTGCATCCGGTTGCTCACCGTCCTGCTGGCGGCATTGCTGCTGGCCGGCGCCACCGCGCCCACACACGCCGGCGACAAACCCCCCTTCTCCGCCCGCAGCGGGCTCGACACCGCACGCGACGCCGCGCTCAGCTGGGCCGCGGACGCGCGGCTGATCTACGTGGAGAACGACGAGCCGGTTTCCACCGAGGGCACCGCGGTGCGCTGGGGCTACCTGTTTCACTCGCAGAACCGCGGCAAGGCACGCGGCTACTCCGTGCGCGACGGAAAGATCATCGAAGCCTTCGATCTCGGCTTCGACTTCGACGCGCCGCCGCTGCCCGACACATGGGTCGACAGCGCCACCGCCCTTGCGGCGGCGCAGGAGAAGGCCGGCGCGAAGTTCTGTCTCGAACACGGCGGCAGCCTTTCGTCGATGCTGCTGGTTCGTGGCGCCTTCTACGAGCGCGAACCCGACGCCAGCACGTGGGCACTGGTCTACACATCGGAAACGGAGCCCGCGCTCTTCGTGGTCGTGGACGCGACCC from Candidatus Krumholzibacteriia bacterium encodes:
- a CDS encoding SH3 domain-containing protein; this translates as MKAHVWLTAILAVLLAAVAAPAAAGEGDPPPQPQLNARPTLSEKKVRLIGGSDNVVRSGPGDTFAIVGVYSKGAEFPVIAKRGEWYNVHLSDTNTGWVHASLCKELDDMSDLEFRPNPKLFSRIGSFTLTGYTGGYAFDEKSNSLVLGGRVGYYVFEFLEIEGSVGWTHINRPAEIVESLFDLALEEEDFEMVFYAMNANVILLPGRQLVPFLTGGVGSSISEGDTENSWNFGIGADVFVQKTVAVRFEFRNYRFDYGTADSRTEASNFEFSVGATLFL